A region from the Deltaproteobacteria bacterium HGW-Deltaproteobacteria-18 genome encodes:
- a CDS encoding FAD-dependent oxidoreductase: MQKKVHDVIIVGGGPAGLFAAYHLAEHASLDVLLIEKGRESLIRNCPMTEEQDCIHCKPCNILAGMGGAGLFSDGKLNFIPKLGKTDLTQFMSLGKATALIDETEAIFNRFNMDGKVYPTNIDEARSIRKEARKFGIDLLVIKQKHLGSDNLPGHITGMVDYIKSRGVTVRTKEEVVDILVEGGRVRGVTTAKGEYLAENVILAPGRVGAEWVGQLVQRHGLAVTQRGIEVGVRVEVHNEIMQDLCSIIYDPTFFVRTSKYDDLTRTFCTNYGGFIAQENYQDFVCVNGHAYMDKKSENTNFAFLSKVVLNEPVTDNQAYGESIGRLATLIGGGKPILQRFGDLKRGRRSTWNRIRNSYIEPTLKKVVCGDIAMALPERILANLVEGLEKLNQVVPGVANDETLLYAPEIKFFATQVECDENLQTAIEGLYVAGDGPGVAGNIVSAAATGLIPAKSILAKG; encoded by the coding sequence ATGCAGAAGAAAGTCCATGACGTGATCATTGTCGGCGGCGGTCCGGCCGGTCTGTTTGCGGCCTACCATCTGGCCGAGCATGCGAGCCTCGATGTGCTTTTGATCGAGAAGGGCCGGGAATCCCTGATCCGCAACTGTCCCATGACCGAGGAGCAGGACTGCATCCACTGCAAGCCATGCAATATCCTGGCGGGCATGGGCGGAGCCGGGCTCTTTTCCGACGGCAAGCTCAATTTCATACCCAAGCTGGGCAAGACCGATCTGACCCAGTTCATGAGTCTGGGCAAGGCCACTGCGCTCATCGATGAAACCGAGGCCATCTTCAACCGCTTCAACATGGACGGCAAGGTCTATCCGACCAATATCGACGAGGCCCGTTCCATCCGCAAGGAAGCCCGCAAGTTCGGCATCGATCTTCTGGTCATCAAGCAGAAGCACCTCGGCAGCGACAATCTGCCCGGCCACATCACCGGCATGGTCGATTACATCAAGTCCAGGGGCGTGACCGTGCGCACCAAGGAAGAGGTGGTCGACATCCTGGTCGAGGGCGGCCGGGTGCGCGGCGTGACCACGGCCAAGGGCGAGTATCTGGCGGAAAACGTCATTCTCGCTCCGGGCAGGGTGGGCGCGGAGTGGGTCGGTCAGCTCGTGCAGCGCCACGGCCTGGCCGTGACCCAGCGCGGCATCGAGGTCGGCGTGCGCGTCGAAGTGCACAACGAGATCATGCAGGATCTGTGCTCCATCATCTACGACCCGACTTTCTTCGTCCGCACCTCCAAGTACGACGACCTGACCCGCACCTTCTGCACCAACTACGGCGGTTTCATCGCCCAGGAAAACTACCAGGATTTCGTCTGCGTCAACGGGCACGCCTACATGGACAAGAAGAGCGAGAATACCAACTTTGCCTTTCTGTCAAAGGTGGTCCTGAACGAGCCCGTCACCGACAACCAGGCCTATGGCGAATCCATCGGCCGTCTAGCAACCCTCATCGGGGGCGGAAAGCCCATCCTGCAACGTTTCGGCGACCTGAAGCGCGGCCGTCGTTCCACCTGGAACCGCATCCGCAACAGCTACATTGAGCCCACGCTCAAGAAGGTCGTTTGCGGGGATATCGCCATGGCCCTGCCCGAGCGCATCCTGGCCAATCTGGTGGAGGGTCTCGAAAAGCTCAACCAGGTCGTGCCTGGGGTGGCCAACGACGAAACGCTCCTGTATGCGCCGGAGATCAAGTTTTTCGCCACGCAGGTTGAATGCGACGAGAACCTGCAGACGGCCATCGAGGGGCTTTACGTTGCCGGAGACGGACCGGGAGTGGCCGGAAACATCGTATCCGCCGCAGCCACGGGGCTCATCCCGGCCAAGAGCATTCTGGCCAAGGGATAG
- the typA gene encoding translational GTPase TypA, with protein MQKNDNIRNIAIIAHVDHGKTTLVDVMFRQSGVFRDNQAVDDRVMDSMDLERERGITIAAKNCSVRWKGVKINIVDTPGHADFGGEVERALSMVDGAVLLVDSSEGPLPQTRFVLKKALDASLPILVVVNKIDRADARPQEVLDEVYDLFIDLGADEDQLEFPVLYAIGRDGVASPVLDEPGKDLGCLFDLIVEHIPGPRFDPAAPFQMLVSDLGYSDYLGRLVIGKIKAGLLQEKADLLCMGEKDQLAFRPTKVQAYEGMQLKDQTAVEMGDIVVMAGLNKVSIGDTICLKESPVRLKRIDVDEPTVSMRFTINTSPFAGREGKIVQSRKIKDRLEKEALTNVAIQVEESEDKDSMIVKGRGEFQLAIIIETMRREGFELGVGRPEVIYKKDGGKVLEPMEHVYVDCDEAFMGVVTEKLSIRRSKLLNLVNNGSGRVRMEFSVPSRALIGYRDEFLTDTKGTGIMNSLFDGYGEYRGDFPTRFSGSLVCDRQGQAVPYALFNLEPRGRMFVRPGDAVYEGMIVGEHNRDNDIDINPCKEKKLTNMRASGKDEAIILTPVLPMTLEMALNFIRDDEMVEITPLNIRLRKIELSAQKRHSMGARKKKIEGK; from the coding sequence ATGCAGAAGAATGACAATATCAGAAATATCGCAATCATAGCACACGTTGACCATGGCAAGACCACTCTGGTGGATGTCATGTTCCGACAGTCCGGAGTTTTCCGGGACAATCAGGCCGTGGACGACCGCGTCATGGATTCCATGGACTTGGAGCGTGAACGCGGCATCACCATCGCTGCCAAGAATTGCTCCGTGCGCTGGAAAGGCGTGAAGATCAATATCGTCGACACTCCCGGCCATGCCGATTTTGGCGGGGAAGTGGAACGCGCCCTGTCCATGGTCGACGGCGCGGTGCTTCTGGTGGACTCCTCGGAAGGCCCGCTGCCCCAGACCCGGTTCGTGCTCAAGAAAGCCCTGGACGCGAGCCTGCCCATCCTGGTCGTGGTCAACAAGATCGACCGCGCCGATGCCCGGCCGCAGGAAGTTCTGGACGAAGTTTACGACCTGTTCATCGACCTTGGCGCCGATGAGGACCAGCTTGAATTTCCGGTGCTCTACGCCATCGGTCGCGACGGCGTGGCCTCGCCCGTGCTCGATGAGCCCGGCAAGGACCTCGGCTGTCTCTTCGACCTCATTGTGGAGCATATTCCCGGCCCCCGTTTCGATCCGGCGGCGCCTTTCCAGATGCTTGTCTCGGATCTTGGGTATTCGGATTATCTGGGCCGTCTTGTCATCGGCAAGATCAAGGCCGGCCTGCTGCAGGAAAAGGCCGACCTTCTGTGCATGGGCGAAAAAGATCAGCTCGCCTTCCGGCCGACCAAGGTCCAGGCCTACGAAGGAATGCAGCTCAAGGATCAGACTGCCGTCGAGATGGGTGACATCGTGGTCATGGCTGGTTTGAACAAGGTCAGCATCGGCGACACCATCTGCCTGAAGGAGAGCCCGGTGCGTCTGAAGCGCATCGACGTGGACGAACCCACCGTTTCCATGCGCTTCACCATCAACACCTCGCCCTTTGCCGGACGCGAGGGCAAGATCGTGCAGTCGCGCAAGATCAAGGATCGTCTCGAAAAAGAGGCCCTGACCAACGTGGCCATCCAGGTCGAGGAGAGCGAGGACAAGGACTCCATGATCGTCAAGGGCCGTGGCGAATTCCAGCTGGCCATCATCATCGAGACCATGCGCCGTGAAGGGTTCGAGCTGGGTGTCGGACGGCCGGAAGTCATCTACAAGAAGGACGGCGGCAAGGTCCTGGAACCCATGGAGCATGTCTACGTCGACTGCGATGAGGCCTTCATGGGCGTGGTCACGGAGAAGCTGTCCATCCGCCGCAGCAAGCTCCTCAATCTGGTCAACAACGGCAGTGGCCGCGTGCGCATGGAATTTTCCGTTCCGTCACGTGCGCTCATCGGCTATCGGGACGAATTTTTGACCGACACCAAGGGCACGGGCATCATGAACTCCCTGTTCGACGGATACGGCGAGTACCGGGGCGATTTTCCGACCCGTTTTTCCGGTTCGCTGGTCTGCGACCGTCAGGGTCAGGCCGTGCCGTACGCTCTTTTCAACCTGGAGCCGCGCGGCAGGATGTTCGTGCGCCCCGGCGATGCGGTCTACGAAGGCATGATCGTTGGCGAGCACAATCGCGACAACGACATCGACATCAACCCCTGCAAGGAAAAGAAGCTGACCAACATGCGCGCCTCGGGCAAGGATGAAGCCATCATCCTGACTCCCGTATTGCCCATGACGCTCGAGATGGCGCTCAATTTCATCCGCGACGACGAGATGGTCGAGATCACTCCCCTGAACATCCGTTTGCGCAAGATCGAGCTCTCGGCCCAGAAGCGGCACAGCATGGGCGCTCGCAAGAAGAAGATCGAAGGAAAATAG
- the ribB gene encoding 3,4-dihydroxy-2-butanone-4-phosphate synthase, giving the protein MNQFSENFENTPPSVRVERALAALQQGRGVLVTDNENRENEGDLIFAAQSLTAAQMAMLIRECSGIVCLCLPEDKVRALELAPMVSNNSSRYQTAFTVSIEAAQGVTTGVSAADRVRTVQAAIADDARPADLHRPGHIFPLRACPGGVLEREGHTEATVDLMRLAGLKPCGVLCEVTNEDGTMARMPEIQEFGRRHDLPVVTIDDIKEYILASAQAAS; this is encoded by the coding sequence GTGAATCAGTTTTCAGAGAATTTTGAAAACACCCCTCCCAGCGTCCGGGTCGAACGCGCCCTTGCGGCCTTGCAACAAGGCCGGGGGGTGCTGGTCACCGACAACGAGAACCGCGAAAACGAAGGCGACCTGATCTTCGCCGCCCAGTCCCTGACCGCAGCCCAGATGGCCATGCTCATCCGCGAATGCAGCGGCATTGTCTGCCTCTGCCTGCCCGAGGACAAGGTCCGCGCCCTGGAACTGGCGCCCATGGTCAGCAACAACTCCAGCCGCTATCAAACCGCGTTTACCGTCTCCATCGAAGCCGCCCAGGGAGTGACCACCGGCGTGTCCGCCGCCGACCGCGTGCGCACGGTACAGGCCGCCATCGCCGACGATGCCCGGCCCGCCGATCTGCATCGCCCGGGGCACATCTTCCCGCTGCGCGCCTGCCCGGGCGGAGTGCTGGAGCGCGAAGGCCACACCGAGGCCACCGTGGACCTCATGCGCCTGGCCGGACTCAAACCCTGCGGCGTGCTGTGCGAAGTCACCAACGAAGACGGCACCATGGCCCGCATGCCCGAAATCCAGGAGTTCGGCAGACGCCACGACCTTCCCGTGGTGACCATCGACGACATCAAGGAATACATCCTGGCGTCTGCGCAGGCCGCGAGCTAG
- a CDS encoding Cys-tRNA(Pro) deacylase, with protein sequence MTPAINAAKKAGITFVVREYDHDPSCTSYGLEAAEKLGVDPGQVFKTLVADMGGELVVAVIPVESMLGLKHLAKAAGAKKAAMADRTLVERTTGYVLGGVSPLGQKKRLRTFIDDSAQSHQAIMVSGGRRGLDIELAPEDLARMTGARFAPLAQ encoded by the coding sequence ATGACCCCTGCCATAAACGCCGCAAAAAAAGCCGGAATCACATTCGTCGTTCGTGAATATGACCATGACCCTTCGTGCACTTCCTATGGATTGGAAGCGGCCGAAAAACTCGGCGTCGACCCCGGACAGGTCTTCAAGACCCTGGTCGCGGATATGGGCGGAGAGCTGGTTGTGGCCGTAATTCCGGTGGAGAGCATGCTCGGGCTCAAGCATCTGGCCAAGGCCGCCGGGGCCAAGAAGGCGGCCATGGCCGACCGGACCCTCGTGGAGCGTACCACCGGCTACGTTCTCGGCGGGGTCAGCCCTCTTGGACAGAAAAAGCGGCTGCGCACCTTCATCGACGACTCGGCCCAGTCTCACCAGGCCATCATGGTCAGCGGAGGACGGCGCGGCCTGGACATCGAACTCGCTCCGGAAGACCTGGCCCGTATGACCGGCGCCCGCTTTGCTCCTCTGGCGCAATAG
- the phnE gene encoding phosphonate ABC transporter, permease protein PhnE yields MTSRTWERFTPAQRLARFAIYLAAVTALVVSMRTVQIVPEFLYDAPTQMADMFARMWPPDIGHYREGVHQALVESMHIAGMGTILALVMSLPVALLAASNITPVPALNWLARLILVSSRSVNTLVWAILFVAVFGPGALAGTIAIGFRSIGFCGKLLGEALEECNKGPVEALKAAGAPWPSIFLKAYWPQVSPAFWGITLFRWDINVRESAVIGLVGAGGIGMALDTAIALFRWNQVALILLCIFAVVIVAEIVVTKIRQKII; encoded by the coding sequence ATGACTAGTCGCACATGGGAACGCTTCACTCCGGCACAACGTCTGGCCCGGTTCGCGATCTATCTGGCTGCGGTCACCGCCCTGGTCGTTTCGATGCGCACTGTGCAGATCGTCCCGGAGTTTTTGTACGATGCCCCGACCCAGATGGCGGACATGTTCGCCCGAATGTGGCCGCCGGACATTGGACACTACCGGGAAGGCGTGCATCAGGCTCTGGTCGAGAGCATGCACATAGCTGGCATGGGCACCATTCTGGCTCTGGTCATGTCTTTGCCCGTGGCGCTTCTGGCCGCGAGCAACATTACCCCCGTGCCGGCCTTGAACTGGCTGGCGCGGCTGATCCTCGTTTCCTCGCGTTCGGTCAATACCCTGGTCTGGGCGATCCTGTTCGTGGCCGTCTTCGGTCCCGGCGCCCTGGCCGGAACCATCGCCATCGGATTCAGGTCCATCGGTTTTTGCGGCAAGCTTCTGGGCGAGGCCTTGGAGGAATGCAACAAGGGGCCGGTGGAAGCGCTCAAGGCGGCGGGGGCCCCCTGGCCGAGCATTTTCCTGAAGGCTTACTGGCCTCAGGTATCACCGGCCTTCTGGGGGATCACCCTGTTCCGGTGGGACATCAACGTGCGTGAATCCGCGGTTATCGGTCTGGTCGGCGCAGGCGGGATTGGCATGGCGCTGGACACGGCCATAGCCCTTTTTCGCTGGAATCAGGTCGCACTCATCCTGCTGTGCATCTTTGCCGTGGTTATCGTGGCCGAGATAGTGGTCACGAAGATCCGGCAGAAAATCATCTAG
- the phnE gene encoding phosphonate ABC transporter, permease protein PhnE, whose product MSAANTRRAFKPNWLARLGWLAVIGYCVLAFWSLDITLDRFVIGLENGAKFLGSMIPPNFGRWTLLLGNLLETLEIAVIASAFGVAFSLPIGLAASRNLMPTWATWPARILIAICRSFHPVIFAILFVKAVGFGPLAGILTLVFASIGFIGKLFAEAIEEISLKPVEACRAAGAPFMSVILYAVLPQVLNRFIGFATYQFDANIRNSTMVGIVGAGGIGGTLFAAFQRFDYDFLAAILISIIILVMLGEYLASIVKAVFND is encoded by the coding sequence ATGAGCGCGGCCAACACCAGAAGAGCTTTCAAGCCCAACTGGCTCGCGCGTCTTGGGTGGCTCGCTGTTATAGGCTATTGCGTGCTCGCATTCTGGTCTCTGGACATCACTTTGGACCGTTTCGTGATCGGCCTCGAGAATGGCGCAAAATTCCTGGGCAGCATGATTCCGCCCAATTTCGGGCGCTGGACGCTGCTGCTGGGCAACCTGCTGGAGACGCTTGAAATCGCGGTGATCGCCTCGGCTTTCGGTGTGGCGTTTTCCCTGCCCATCGGCCTGGCCGCCTCTCGCAACCTGATGCCGACCTGGGCGACCTGGCCGGCGCGCATTCTCATTGCGATCTGCCGTTCCTTTCATCCGGTCATCTTTGCCATCCTGTTCGTCAAGGCGGTGGGATTTGGACCGCTGGCAGGCATCCTGACCCTGGTTTTCGCGTCCATAGGCTTCATCGGCAAGCTCTTCGCCGAAGCAATCGAGGAGATTTCCCTCAAACCGGTGGAAGCCTGCCGGGCCGCCGGAGCCCCGTTCATGAGCGTCATCCTTTATGCAGTGCTGCCGCAGGTCCTGAATCGCTTCATCGGGTTCGCCACGTACCAGTTCGACGCGAACATCCGCAATTCGACCATGGTCGGGATTGTCGGCGCGGGAGGCATCGGCGGGACACTGTTCGCGGCTTTTCAGCGCTTCGACTACGACTTTCTGGCAGCGATCCTCATCTCCATCATCATCCTCGTCATGCTCGGCGAATACCTCGCATCCATAGTCAAGGCGGTGTTCAATGACTAG
- the phnC gene encoding phosphonate ABC transporter ATP-binding protein, whose product MTSSSNNGNGGNASRSLIVKDLVKAYVPGKPVLKNISFEVRGRSTVAIIGPSGTGKSTLLRCINRLIDPTSGTITVAGHEITRLSGKELRLARHHVGMVFQEFNLVERLSVIENVLCGRLGFVPVWRAWLRKFEQHDIDRAFELIDMVGLTEFATERADALSGGQRQRVGIARAVMQNPDVIMADEPTSSLDPKTSVEIMGLLNDFSKAHDIPVLINIHDVNLAKRFADRVIGMSLGSIVFDGPPAELTDDHLKQIYGGEDWLS is encoded by the coding sequence GTGACGTCATCAAGCAACAACGGGAACGGGGGGAATGCCTCCCGTTCCCTGATCGTAAAGGATCTGGTCAAGGCTTACGTTCCGGGCAAGCCGGTTCTCAAAAACATCTCCTTCGAGGTCAGGGGCCGTTCCACGGTGGCCATCATCGGCCCCTCCGGGACGGGCAAGAGCACGCTGCTGCGCTGCATCAACCGGCTCATCGACCCCACCAGCGGCACCATCACCGTGGCCGGACACGAAATCACGCGGCTTTCGGGCAAGGAATTGCGCCTGGCCCGGCACCACGTGGGCATGGTCTTTCAGGAGTTCAACCTGGTGGAACGTCTCTCGGTCATCGAGAACGTACTTTGCGGCAGACTCGGTTTCGTGCCCGTCTGGAGGGCCTGGCTGCGCAAGTTCGAGCAGCACGACATTGATCGGGCCTTCGAGCTGATCGACATGGTCGGCCTGACCGAGTTCGCCACGGAGCGTGCCGACGCACTGTCCGGCGGGCAGCGTCAGCGCGTGGGCATCGCCCGGGCCGTGATGCAGAATCCGGATGTGATCATGGCCGATGAGCCCACCTCGTCACTTGATCCCAAGACTTCCGTCGAAATCATGGGACTTCTGAACGATTTCTCCAAGGCGCACGACATCCCGGTGCTGATCAACATTCACGACGTCAACCTGGCCAAGCGCTTTGCCGACCGGGTCATAGGAATGTCGCTGGGGAGCATCGTGTTTGACGGTCCGCCCGCTGAGCTGACGGATGATCATCTCAAGCAGATCTACGGCGGCGAGGACTGGTTGTCATGA